Below is a window of Myxococcaceae bacterium JPH2 DNA.
GATGTCGTTCTTGTGCAGCACGCCCGTGGCGGACAGGCTCTCGCTGATGGACTCGCGCAGCGCCCACAGCTCGGCGGCCTGGGCCATGCCCTGCGCCTGGGTGCCGTCCGTCACCAGCCCCCGCTCGAAGAGGGACGCGAGCCACGCCTCCACGGCGCCCGCGTCCGCGCTCTCGGCCTCCAGCAGCACGTAGCAGCCGCTGGGCGCCTCGAAGGGGGAGCGCAGCTTGCGGTGCCGCTGCACGCGGGCGAGGCACTTGTCGGTGAAGAACTCGTAGGCGGAGATGAGCAGCGGGGCCTGCCGCGCGTCGCGGAACAGCCGCAGCACGGCGGCCACGTCCGGTACGGCGAAGAGGAACACGTCCTGCTTGCCGGGCAGGCGCGTCAGCTTGAGCGTGGCCTCGGTGATGACGCCCAGCGTGCCCTCGCTGCCGATGAAGAGCTGGCGCAGGTCCGTGCCGGTGTTGTTCTTCTCCAGCGCGCCGTTGAGCTCCAGCACCTGCCCCGTCGCTGTCACCACCTGGAGCCCCAGCACCCACTGCCGGGTGAGGCCGTAGCGGATGACCTTCACGCCGCCCGCGTTGGTGGCGATGTTGCCGCCCACGGTGCTCGAGCCCTTGGACGCGAAGTCCACCGGCCACGTCAACCCGTGCGGCGCGCAGTGCTGGTGCACCGACTCCGTCACCGCGCCCGCCTGCACGCGCACCGTGTTGCCGAGCGAGTCCACCGCGTCCATGCGGTTCATCCGCCGCAGCGACAGCACCAGCTCGCCCCGCGCCGCCACCGCGCCGCCCGCGAGCCCCGTGCGCCCACCGGAGGGCACCACCGCCACGTGGTGCTGGTGGCAGAGCGCCAGCAGGCGCGACACCTCGTCCGTCGTGCGCGGCAGGGCCACGGCGCTGGGCGCGGGCGTGTACACGCGCGTCCAGTCGCGGCCGTACTCCTGAAGCTCGCTCGGCTCCCGAGAGAGGAAGTCCGAGGGGAAGCCCTCGGCGAGGGCGCGGAGGAAGTCAGCGGGGAGCGCGGCGGTGGACATGGCGCAGGCGTATTTCACGCATCGCGCCATGACAAGCCCGAGGGTGACGGAGCCAGGGGACCTGACTACCTGGCGCCGCTCGACCGCTGCGTCTGGCACCACGAGCTTGCGCGGACCGCGGTGGTCTCCAGCAGCTTCCGCAGCCGGGCCACGGGCTTGGGGGGCGCGGGCGCCTGGTCGTCCCAGACGAACTCCACCTCCACGGTCCGCGTCCCCGCCGTCACGGTGATGTGCTCCTGGAGGCGATACCCTGGGGTGTTCACCCGGACCTTGGGCAGGCAGGGCCAGGTGCGCGCGGAGGCCTTGCCTCGGGAGTAGCGCAGCGGCCCCTCGGGAAGCTGGGGGAGGAGCGCGGCGATGGCCGCGGTCCGCGCCGGATCGTCGTCCAGTCGGACGGCCTCCGGCGAGTGGAAGTTGTGGTTCTTCACCGACACGTCCTTGATGGAGCTGTAGTCGGGGTCGGACGCGACGACGAGCGTGACGTGGTCCTCACTCACGCCCGAGGAGGACTCACGGACGAGGGACGTCTGATACTCCACCGTCCAGAGCAGCGCTGGCTCGGGCTCGGCGTGGGCCGAGCCTCCCGGCAGCAAGCCTGACACGAGCAGCAGGGCCCACAGCGACAACGACTTCATCCGGAGCAGGGTTCGTCCTCGCATCCGGAAAGTCTTAGCACCCGGGGCCGTCCTCCTTCATCGGGACGCGGATGAGCAAGGGCTGCGTGCCCGTGGCCAGCACCTCTTCGCCCACCGCGAGCAGCTCTCCCCGAGCCCGCACCTCCAGCCGCCCGAGCGCCGCGGCGGGAGGCACTTGAGGAAAGCGGAAGCAGCCCCGCGCGTCCGTCCGCGTGCTCAAGCGCAGCGTGGGCAGCTCCACCAAGGCGCCGGGAATGGGCTCGTCCCCGGGCCCCACCACGCAGCCCTGGAACGTCTCGTCCGACTCCGACGCCACGCCCACGGGGAAGCCCACGCGGCGAGGCACCGGCGCCTGGCGCTCCTTGCGCACCGGGACGCGCAGGCGGAACCCCGGGCGCGGAGGAACGCGCAACCCGGCCCAGACCGCCGCGGCCACGGGCGCCAGGTCCACCTCGAACTCCGACTCCTGCATGGCCGCGAACACCAGGTCACCCAAGAGCCGGTGCGCGGCTTCGGGCGAGGCCGCGCCCGCGGTCACCAGGTAGCAGACCGAGAACTGCAGCGGCGCACGCCGGCCCGTGCGAGCCGCCGGCGCGGGCGCCAGCTCCAGCAGGTACAGGCAGACGCCGCGCTCCAAGGTCTCGCGATCGGGCACGCCCAGATGCACCGGTGCATCCGAGGCGATCCGTCCCACCCACGCCTTCAAGCGTTGATCGACCTCGTCGATCATCCAGTCCCTCGAATCCCGGGCCGTCCCGTGCCGCCCAAGTCACTCCTTCACCAGCAACGCACCTTCGCACCCCCTCCCGCCCACGCCCATGGCCCTCCAGGATTATCATGGAGTTCTTGTTAAAACAGTTGTGCGGGTTTCCACATGCCCAGGTGGGAGACCGAACACCCACCTGGGAAACCCGAGGGCGTCGCTTCTCTTTCACCGGGCCTTCCGCGAATGATGCCCCCTGGGCCGGAAACCAGTGGAACGACATCCATGATGATGATGGGCATACCTCCAGAACGACGACGCAGTCCTCTTCGACTCGCGCGGCAGGTGGCGGTGCTGTTGGGCGTGTTGACACTTGGCCTGGGCGCCCAGGCCCAGGCCCAGGAGGGCGAGGGCGGGAAGTACAAGCTGGGTTTGCTGGTGGACGCGGGAGCGCCTCACGGGGTGGGCGTCTCGGCGGTGGTGCGGCCGATGCCGTGGCTGCGCTTGCAGGCAGGCCCCACGACGAACTCGCTCAGCTTCGGCCTGCGCGGCGGTGTGAGCGTGCTGCCCCTGCAGACCTTCATCTCACCGTCCATCAACGCGGAGGCGGGGCACTACTTCGGCTCGGACTACAACGACGTCATCGACTGGCTGGGCCGCACGCCCGGGCCGGCCACGGCGGGCATCCGAGACGTCGCCTATGACTACGTGGGCGGCAGCCTGGGCCTGGAGGTGGGCGCCAGCAACCGCTTCAACTTCTTCCTGCACCTGGGCTTGAGCTACGTGGCGCTCAACGTGAAGGACCCCACGCCGCTGCTCCAGGACGCGACGAACGACGACAGCGTCACGGCCGGACCGCTCCACGTGCGCGCCACCATCCCCTCGGTGAAGCTCGGCTTCATCTTCTACTTCTTCTGAGCCAGGAGCCTCCCGCCATGCGCATTCCTTCCTATCGGGCGCTCCTGCTCTGCGCCGCGCCGCTGCTCGTCACGGGCTGCGACTCGCTGTTCACCCTCGAGGTCGAAGCCGAGGAGATCTGCAAGACCCAAGCGGACGTCTCGTTCCCCGCCGCGCCCTCGGGCACCGCGAGCGTCCAGCAGTCGCTCTCCCTGCCACTGGGAGACTTCGCGGAGCCGCTGCCCGAGGACGTCGAGGTGACGTCCGAGCTGCGCCTCAAGACGTTCGAGGTCAACGCCAACACGGACCTGAGCGGCGTCGAGCGCGCCACCGTGTCCGTGCGCAAGCCCGGCTCCGAGGACGTCATCCTCGTGGGTGAGTACCGCCGCTCCGGCACCGGGCCCGTGCGCCAGCTCCGCCTCACCGGCGGCGGCGCGGTGGACGTGCTGGATTTGGCCAAGCAGAGCGACCTCGAGTTCGTCTTCGACGCGAAGGGCTCGCTGCCGTCCTCGCAGTGGACCGCCAGCATGAAGGTCTGCGCCGCCGTGAAGGCGCGGGCCAACTACTTCAACCTGCTGTTCTGACCGTTCGTGCGCCCGGCGCCTCGGTTCCTCGAGGCGCCGGGGCCGCGAGCTCAGGACGCGACCGCCGCCGGCTGCACGCCGAGGAACTCGCGCCGCGTCCCCATCACGTGGTCGAAGAACGGGTGCGTCACGCACCAGTTCGCGTTCTGGTCGCGGCCCATGTGGTGATCGTAGTGCCAGGGCAGGTGCGAGCGCGCCCACGCGGGGTCCAGGTGCGCGCGGCGGTGCACGCGGTAGTAGTTCGCGGCGCAGGCCCAGACCGTGCCCACGAAGAAGGGCGCCACGGGGAAGAGGGGCGCGTGGGCCAGGGCCAGCACGGCCAGGGCGAGCAGCTCCTTGGTCTGCGCGGACCACGTCCACAGCGAGCGCAGGTACTGGTCATCCACCATGTCGTGGCGGCGCGACTTCTGGTGGTGCTCGTTCCAGTGGAAGCTCCAGATGCTGCCCTTGCGGCGCCCCAACCCGTGGAGCACGTGCTTGTGCAGCACCCATTCCCCGAAATTGGAGTACGCCCAGCCCAGCGGGATGCCAATCATGGCCTTCTCCGGCGGGCCGCCCGGCCGACGGCCCAGCCACAAACAATGACTATTTGGTCACTCTTTTTGTATCCCGTGACGCGCTGGAGTGCAAACCCATGGCGACCCTGAAGCGGCCGGGCCCACACGGCGGGCCCCGAGACGTCAACCGGAGGGAGCGGACCCGTGTGCTGGAGGACGCCGCGCTGCGGCTGTTCCTGGAGCGGGGCCTGGACGCGGTCACCATCGACGACATCACCCAGGCGGCGGGGGTGGCCAAGGGGACGTTCTACCGCTACTTCGAGGACAAGGCCGCGATGGTGGACGCGCTGCTGGCGCCGGTGCGCGAGGCCCTGCTGGAAGGCCTGGAGGCGTGCGGGCGCGCGCTGGTGGCGGCTCGGGACGTGGAGTCCATGTTCGAGGCGTACCGGGCGATGGCGGCGGTCATCGCGGGCGCGCTCTTGCAGTACCCGGGCGTGGTGCGGCTGTACCTCCAGGAGTGCCGAGGGCCGGCGGTGGGGGCGCGGCAGAAGGTGGTGTCGCTGGCGAGGCAGGTGGCGCACCACGCGGTGGACATCACGCAGAAGGCGCACACGCACGGGCTCCTGCGGCCCATCCGTCCGGCCGTGAGCGCGCTGGCGGTGGTGGGCGCGGTGGAGCGGCTGCTCCTGGCGGTGCTGAGCGAGGAGGACGCGGGGCTGGGCAATCCGCTGGAGATTCCGGACGCGCTCACCACGCTGGTGTTGGACGGGCTCAGGCGGCCGGGAGGGCCCGCGCGCCGGAAGTTGGACGGAGAGCCCAAGCGCCCGTAAGGGTGGGAGCGTGGGACACAAGCGAGCCCGGGGCGGGTTCCAGATTCCAGGGTGGGCGTGGTGGCTGGTGCCGTGCGTGCTGGGCCCCGTGGTGGTGCTCAACCTGCTGGTGGCCTGGCTGGGCGACACGCAGGTGCCGCTCCTGTCCTTCGACTTCCTGGCGACGAAGGCGCGCGCGCTCGGGGCGTACGTGCAGCATCGGCCGTCATGCGTGCTGGACAATCACCCACCGCTGGAGCCGCTCGTCGTGGCCGCCGAGCGACGGCATGGCATTCCGACGGGGCTGCTCCAGGCGTTAGTGCAGGTGGAGTCCGAGACGCACACGCATCGCATCTCGGCGGCGGGGGCGATGGGGCCGGGGCAGCTCATGCCGGACACGGCTCGCCAGCTGAGAGTGGACGACCCCTTCGACCCGGGACCGGCCATCGAGGGCAGCGCGCGTTACCTGGCGGAGCAGCTGCGCCGCTTCGATGACGTGCGGCTGGCGGTCGCGGCCTACAACGCGGGGCCGGGCGCGGTGAACGGACACGTGCCCCACAACGGCGAGACCGAGTTCTACGTGGCGAAGGTGATGACCGCCTACGCGCGCCTGCGTCCGCCCCCCGCGCCCACGGTGAGGCCACCCCTGCGTGTCGCGGACAAGCGAGACACACCGAGCCCGGTAGCCAGAACGAAGCCCGAGCCCACCCCGCGTCCGCAGCCCGTGGCGGAGCGCCCCGTGACACGGCCGACGTCCAAGACTCCGACGGCGCGCGCCCAGAAGGTGGCGGAGCGCCCACAGCGCAAGCCCACCGCACGGGAGCGTCTCCCTGCGAAGCCATCTGTTCGGGGCGTTCGACGAGAAACAGCTCCGAAGAAAGCTTCGACACACGCGACGCGCGGCGCGTGACCTCGCACTGAGCCAGACTTGAGGCAGGCAGCCCTTGAAGCAGGGGCCCTGCGGCGTGCAGCAGCACCAGTAAGGCACAGCGTACGGAAGGCCCTTCACAACGAGTAGCCCGCTTCACTCGCTTTGGGTCGAGCTGCTAAGTCCATGGCGAAAGCCACGGGAGTTCATTCTGAAGCTCGCTCTCCAGTCGCCGTCTCGTGCGTTCTACGCAGCAACGATTTCAGACTTCCTTCAGACACAACCCGATGAACTCATCGGGCTGCTGACCCGGAAGCATGTTGCCCACCACGCCGCAGCCGAAGCAGAGCAAGTGCACGCCTGGGGACGCGAGATTGACATCCTCCGTGCGGCGCTTCAGCACCTGGGCCCCGCATGCACTTCCTGGGGAATCCTGCTGGAGTTCTCGCTGTATCGCCTCGGCAAACGCATGGACGCCATCCTCCTTGCGGCAGGGACGGTGGGCGTCATTGAGTTCAAAATTGGCGCAAAGCATTACGAGGCGGCTGACTGGCAACAACTTGAGGGCTATGCGCATGCACTGCGCGACTTTCACGCGGCCTCGCAGACTCGCCCCATTGTTCCCATTCTCTGCGCCGAGAACGGTCCGACGCGACCAATCACGATGGTGCTTCACGACCAGGTTGCCAATGTCGTTGAAACCAACGCGAGCAACCTGCATGAGGCCCTGAGACAGCTGCCTCCCGGTCCCAATCTGCTCTCATGGGAAGAGTTCGAGGCGTCGCCCTATCGGCCCACGCCAACCATCATCGAGGCGGCCCGCGCAATCTATGCCGGGCACACCCTCGCGGATATCGGCAGAAGCGATGCCGCCACTCAAGCCATCTCGGACGCCATCGAGTTCCTCAAGGCGACAGCACATCGGGCACAACAGAACCGAGAGAAGATCATCTGCTTTGTCACGGGCGCCCCCGGTGCGGGGAAAACCCTCATCGGACTCGACCTTGCACTCACAACTCGCCTTGATGACAGCCCAGCAGCCTTGCTCTCTGGGAATCCTCCTCTTGTTCATGTTCTGACCGAGGCCCTGGCCGAAGATGCGTCTGCCCGAACGCGCACGCCAAAAACCAAGACACGGCCACAGGCACAAGCCGCGATTCAGAATCTTCTCGGCTACCTCAAACAGCACACCACTGGCGCCGCCCCTCCGGAGCACATCGTTGTCTTCGATGAAGCACAGCGAGCTTGGGATGCGACCATTGGGCAGAAGCTCCTGGAACGACCCGACTCTGAGCCAGAGATTTTCCTCTCCATTCTTGAGCGGCTCGACTGGGCCCTTCTCGTGTGCCTCGTTGGGCCAGGGCAGGAGATCAATCGCGGTGAACAGGGCCTCTCCCTCTGGGGAGAAACACTCCTTCGCGCCGCCGCCACAGGCCGGAAGTGGCACATTCTGGCGGCCCCGCAAGCCCTTACTGGGGGACCCGACGTCTCCGGGACGGGGCTGTTCGGAGCACACCCGTCCCATGGAATCCAGGTCGACACGGAGCCTCGACTCCATCTCACCAACTCGATTCGTTCCTACCGCAACGAACACCACGGCAAGTGGGTGGCGAGTCTGCTTGACGGGAATCTGAACCAAGCTCGCCAGGCGACCGCAGCGATGGCAGCCCCACCCGCCCTTCTGACGCGCAATCTCCAAACAGCCAAGAACTGGCTCCGGAGATATCGTCGAGGAGGCAGGACGGTGGGTCTCCTTGCCAGCTCGGGCGGAGTTCGCCTCATCGCGGAGGGGATTCCGCCTCCGCCTATATCCAAAGAACTGGATGCCATTGGCCACTGGTTCCTGAAGCCGCACACGGACTATCGCAGTTCTGGCGCACTGGAGTCCCCGCTCAGCGAGTTCGGCTGCCAGGGGCTCGAACTTGACTATGCCGGCATCTGTTGGGGCGGCGACCTGCTCTGGACCAATGCGTCGTGGCAGGCACGGCAAATGAGCGCGCCGAAGTGGAAAATCGTCCGCGACGAGTCTCGCAGACAATTTCGCCTCAACAGTTACCGCGTCCTCCTGACGCGGGCACGCGCCGGGCTCATCATCTACGTGCCAGAGGGAGAACCGGAGGACCCCACCCGAGTCCCAGCCGAGTTCGACCGCATCGCGGACACACTGCACCAAGCCGGCTGTGAGCGCATCTGAGTCACAGCGCAGGCAGCCTTCGCATCCATTCCGCGATTCCCTGACCGATCGCGTGCGGGTGATCTTCCTGGATGAAGTGCAGGCCGCGCCCCAGCTCGATGACTTCCAGGTGCGGCATGTTCTCGCGGCACCACGTCACCAGCGGAGGCGGCACGAGCACTCCCGGCTCGACGGCGAACAACAACTTGGGGAGCGGTGAGCGACAGAGCGCGTCTCGATATCGCACCACGACCTCCGCGACGTCCGCGGGCTGTCCCGCGACGGGAATCTCGCGCGGCCAGGCCAGGGTCGGCTTGCGTGAGACTCGGTCTGGGAACGGCGCTCGGTAGTGCGCCATTTCGGCTGGCGTCAGCCCTCTCACCACGGAGCCCGGCAACACCTGCTCCACGAAGATGTTCTGGTCGAGTACCAGCTCCTCGCCCACACCCGGTTCGCGGAAGCGCTGGAACAAACCTCGCGCGCGCTCCGGGAACTGCTCCCACGACGAGAGCGGCGACAAGAACGCCTCCATGAAGGCCACGCCCCGGATGCGCTCCGAATGGCGCATGGCCCAATCCAATCCGAGCGCCGAACCCCAGTCATGGACCACCAGCGTGATGCGGTTCAATCCCAACGCGGAGATGAACCCATCCAAATACCGCGCATGGTCCGCGAATCGATACCCCAGCTCGGGCTTGTCCGAGGCCCCCATCCCGATGAGGTCCGGCGCGATGCAGCGCCCCAAGCCCCGCAGGTGCGGAATCACATTGCGCCAGAGATAGGAGGACGTGGGGTTGCCGTGCAGGAACAGGATGGGGTCACCCTGCCCTTCATCGACATACGCCATGCGGGAGCCGTGCACCTCGACGAAGCGGTGCGTGAAAGGAAATTCAGCGGAGATAGAGGTCATGGTTCTTCCTGGGTCAATGAATGGAGCCGAGCATCGTGCGCAGCGTCGCGACGAAATCGGTCCGGCCCGTGGACTCGGGTTCGCTTCGGTAGAAAGCCGTGACGCGCCGGAGCTCGGAGAGCGTCGTCATCTGGGTACGCAGGGCCGCCACGGAGCCCTCGGGGCTCGCGGGCTCGGAGCCATCGACCCGGCCCAGCTCCTGCGCACGGCCCAGCCTTCGGTGACACGCACAGGCCGCCGTGGGGTTGGCGATGCCACAGTGGCGATTCAAGAACGCGCTGAGCGCGGAGCGCGCCCGACTGAGTCGCTTGCGGAACGTGGCGGGCTCGATGTCGAGAATCTCGGCGGCGTCCGAAGAGGAGAACTCGAGCAGCTCGCCCAGCACGAAGGCGATGCGGTGGTCTCCATCCAGACACTGGAGCATCGCCCGGCCACAGCGCAGCTTGAGCTGCTGATGGAGGATGGCGTCCTCGGTGCGCTCGACCGCGTCCACATCCAGCCCCTCCGTGAGGTCCTCCGCGAAGGCCTCGAAGGTGCCGCGCGCCGAGGCGGCCCGCTGCGCTCGGAAGTCCAGAATCCTTCGGACCGCGATGCGCCAGGCCCACGTGGAGAAGCGTGACTCACCGCGAAACTGGGCCAGCCGCGTCACGATGCGGATCAGCGCCTCTTGCGTCGCGTCCTCCGCGTCCTGGCGATCCAGGAGCATCCGAAAGGCC
It encodes the following:
- a CDS encoding RNA polymerase sigma factor, which codes for MTNTLSDVTNELVARASEGDARAVEAIIQALERPLFNVAFRMLLDRQDAEDATQEALIRIVTRLAQFRGESRFSTWAWRIAVRRILDFRAQRAASARGTFEAFAEDLTEGLDVDAVERTEDAILHQQLKLRCGRAMLQCLDGDHRIAFVLGELLEFSSSDAAEILDIEPATFRKRLSRARSALSAFLNRHCGIANPTAACACHRRLGRAQELGRVDGSEPASPEGSVAALRTQMTTLSELRRVTAFYRSEPESTGRTDFVATLRTMLGSIH
- a CDS encoding carboxypeptidase regulatory-like domain-containing protein is translated as MIDEVDQRLKAWVGRIASDAPVHLGVPDRETLERGVCLYLLELAPAPAARTGRRAPLQFSVCYLVTAGAASPEAAHRLLGDLVFAAMQESEFEVDLAPVAAAVWAGLRVPPRPGFRLRVPVRKERQAPVPRRVGFPVGVASESDETFQGCVVGPGDEPIPGALVELPTLRLSTRTDARGCFRFPQVPPAAALGRLEVRARGELLAVGEEVLATGTQPLLIRVPMKEDGPGC
- a CDS encoding haloalkane dehalogenase; the encoded protein is MTSISAEFPFTHRFVEVHGSRMAYVDEGQGDPILFLHGNPTSSYLWRNVIPHLRGLGRCIAPDLIGMGASDKPELGYRFADHARYLDGFISALGLNRITLVVHDWGSALGLDWAMRHSERIRGVAFMEAFLSPLSSWEQFPERARGLFQRFREPGVGEELVLDQNIFVEQVLPGSVVRGLTPAEMAHYRAPFPDRVSRKPTLAWPREIPVAGQPADVAEVVVRYRDALCRSPLPKLLFAVEPGVLVPPPLVTWCRENMPHLEVIELGRGLHFIQEDHPHAIGQGIAEWMRRLPAL
- a CDS encoding TetR/AcrR family transcriptional regulator gives rise to the protein MATLKRPGPHGGPRDVNRRERTRVLEDAALRLFLERGLDAVTIDDITQAAGVAKGTFYRYFEDKAAMVDALLAPVREALLEGLEACGRALVAARDVESMFEAYRAMAAVIAGALLQYPGVVRLYLQECRGPAVGARQKVVSLARQVAHHAVDITQKAHTHGLLRPIRPAVSALAVVGAVERLLLAVLSEEDAGLGNPLEIPDALTTLVLDGLRRPGGPARRKLDGEPKRP
- a CDS encoding FAD-binding oxidoreductase, with the translated sequence MSTAALPADFLRALAEGFPSDFLSREPSELQEYGRDWTRVYTPAPSAVALPRTTDEVSRLLALCHQHHVAVVPSGGRTGLAGGAVAARGELVLSLRRMNRMDAVDSLGNTVRVQAGAVTESVHQHCAPHGLTWPVDFASKGSSTVGGNIATNAGGVKVIRYGLTRQWVLGLQVVTATGQVLELNGALEKNNTGTDLRQLFIGSEGTLGVITEATLKLTRLPGKQDVFLFAVPDVAAVLRLFRDARQAPLLISAYEFFTDKCLARVQRHRKLRSPFEAPSGCYVLLEAESADAGAVEAWLASLFERGLVTDGTQAQGMAQAAELWALRESISESLSATGVLHKNDISLPVAALEAFCAELDSVFRARYPGWEICLFGHIGDGNLHVNIMKPDTLEKDAFFAHVKQADHAMFELVRKHGGSISAEHGIGLLKKDYLAYSRAPAELELLRALKRVLDPQGILNPGKILDA
- a CDS encoding lytic transglycosylase domain-containing protein, with the protein product MGHKRARGGFQIPGWAWWLVPCVLGPVVVLNLLVAWLGDTQVPLLSFDFLATKARALGAYVQHRPSCVLDNHPPLEPLVVAAERRHGIPTGLLQALVQVESETHTHRISAAGAMGPGQLMPDTARQLRVDDPFDPGPAIEGSARYLAEQLRRFDDVRLAVAAYNAGPGAVNGHVPHNGETEFYVAKVMTAYARLRPPPAPTVRPPLRVADKRDTPSPVARTKPEPTPRPQPVAERPVTRPTSKTPTARAQKVAERPQRKPTARERLPAKPSVRGVRRETAPKKASTHATRGA
- a CDS encoding DUF2075 domain-containing protein; translated protein: MHAWGREIDILRAALQHLGPACTSWGILLEFSLYRLGKRMDAILLAAGTVGVIEFKIGAKHYEAADWQQLEGYAHALRDFHAASQTRPIVPILCAENGPTRPITMVLHDQVANVVETNASNLHEALRQLPPGPNLLSWEEFEASPYRPTPTIIEAARAIYAGHTLADIGRSDAATQAISDAIEFLKATAHRAQQNREKIICFVTGAPGAGKTLIGLDLALTTRLDDSPAALLSGNPPLVHVLTEALAEDASARTRTPKTKTRPQAQAAIQNLLGYLKQHTTGAAPPEHIVVFDEAQRAWDATIGQKLLERPDSEPEIFLSILERLDWALLVCLVGPGQEINRGEQGLSLWGETLLRAAATGRKWHILAAPQALTGGPDVSGTGLFGAHPSHGIQVDTEPRLHLTNSIRSYRNEHHGKWVASLLDGNLNQARQATAAMAAPPALLTRNLQTAKNWLRRYRRGGRTVGLLASSGGVRLIAEGIPPPPISKELDAIGHWFLKPHTDYRSSGALESPLSEFGCQGLELDYAGICWGGDLLWTNASWQARQMSAPKWKIVRDESRRQFRLNSYRVLLTRARAGLIIYVPEGEPEDPTRVPAEFDRIADTLHQAGCERI